TTTGGCGAGGCTAACCGTTTCTGTTTCACGATCGGTTCCGAATACCGTTTTTACCCCGAAGGGGAAAGTACGGTAGCGTTTGGGGTTAATCTTGGTTTGCCCGTCCGGTAGGAATTGCTCAAACCAAAAAGACCCTCACATAGAAGGGTCTTTTTCTTTTGGCATTGTAATTCCAGAAGATCAACGGTTATCAGTAGAGCTTGGTGATGGTGGTTCCGGGATAATAATGGCCAAGGATATCTTGGGCGGAATAGCCGTCGGCGGCCATCCCCGCGGCGCCGCTTTGGTCCATGCCTACCCCGTGGCCGAACCCGGCACCGGTGAAGATAAAGAAGGCGGGGAGCCCGTCGGGGCCCAATTTTGGCTCGACGATAAACAGGTTGCTTCTTAGCCCGCCTAAGCTGGATCGGATCGCATCACCGCTGATCCTGAGTTGCCCTTCGGTTCCTAAAATCAGCACATGTTCCACCCGACCGCAGGCCGCCCGGCCGACGGTGATGATCCCGGTGATCTGGCCGATCTTGGCCCTCTTCTGCAGGCGATGTTCAATTTCGCTGCGGGGAACGATCACCCGCCACCGGTAAGCGCTCCGGGCGCTATATTTCGGGTTGGACGAATAGGAAGGAATCCGGGTCGCCACCCAGTCGGCCAACTTGGCCGGCGAGAGGAGCCCATTGTGGGCTTCCACCAGCTTGTCCGGTACGGCCTGTAAGTAGGGCGGGTAAAAATTCCAAGTGACCGGCGGCACGGCCGAATACCCGCCGGAGTTAGCGGAGTAAAAAGCCGAGATCGGTTTGTTGTTAAAAGTCAAGATCTGCCCCCGGGTGGCGTCTACTGCCTGCCGTACCGCGGCGTTTTCGCTGGTCACGCCGTTGTAGGCTTGGGAAGCCACGGAGCCTAACAGGTCAAAACCGCGTTGCTTGTAACGGCCAAGGTTGGCGTAGGCGTAAGTTCGGGCGGCAATCGCTTGAGCTTGCAGGGCTGCCGCGGGCCAGGAGGAAGGCATCTCGGAAGGAACGACGGCATACAGATATTCCTCCATGGTAAGCTGGTTGACGATGGTCATCCCCGCCGAGAAGGGGAGGAGTTGAATTGTTCCGCGGTACGCCCGGGTTGCTTCGCCCGCCCAGAAGTAACCGCGCCCATATTCCATCTGAAACAGAAGCGTGGTGGCACCAGGGTCAGTGTAGGAAAGGTTAACCGGCTCCGCGCTTTCAAGGAGAAGGTGATCCCGGTCATTATAGACCTGAATCCGGCCTTGCGGGCTAAAGGAAAACCTTAAAATGGTCTGGGGGGCGCCGGTGAGCATTTCGGTACCGGAGGCGGCGGTCAGACGGAAGGGGCCGCCGGTTTTTGCCCAAAGGGTATGCACTTGTTCGGCCAGGCCGATCCGGACGGTGGTCATGCCGGTTGGATCTCCCGCCAAGGGCACGGCGCGGGGGGCGGCGGCGGTTTTCCGGTGAGTGGCGGCTTCCTTTTCCTCTTCAACCACCAGCTGCGGATGGGCGGCCACCAGATTTTGCAACTCCGCTTGGATTTGGGGATTCCCCGGCGCCACCCTTTCCGCTTGTTTCAAACGGTTGTATGCTGCTTTGTAATTGCCCAACCCCAAATCGGCGCGGGCCAGCTCATAGAGGGCCACAAAGAGGTTGGGGTCTTGGGTTAAGGCTTGTGTCAAGTTGGTCTTGGCCTTGGCGAAATCTTCCTCCGCCAAGTTAATCATGCCCAAAAAGTAGTAGGCCAATGGGTGAAAGGGCGAAAGCGTTATGACTTGTTGCAAATGGTCCTTAGCCAGAACATAAACACCAAGTTCATAGGCGGCCAACCCTTTCCAGAAGGCGGATTCGGCCGAAGCTTCCGGCGGTTTGATCGCCAATACCTGGTAATAGTTCCCGGCCAGATAGGTGGTAGCCAGCAACGCATTCCAGTACGCCGTTTGGTTTGGGTTGGTGTTTACCAGATGGGTGAGGTGGCTGATGGCTTCGTCGAACCGGCCGGCCTCCCGCAGGAGATAGGTTAAGTCAAAACGGATTCCTTCATCCGCCGGATTGGCCCGAACGACTGTTGCCATTAGGTCAAGGCTTTGGTAAAATTCACCTTGGTAGTAAAGATCAAGTGCCTTCTGATACCGGTCCATTGTCGTGGGGGTCGCGTCTTCATACGCGGCTACGATTAAAGTAATGACGGCGACGATTACCAGCAACAGTAAGACGCCATAAAAACGGGTGGAAGTTAAGCGTTGCATTTTTCCTTCCTTTCTTTACCAAAATCAGCTAATATTGTATGGACTTGATGGTTTTATTTTATTTCTTAACACCTTGAAAGTCAATGAAAGGAGACCGGGTTCCAGTTGGTAAAAACAGAAAACGGACTGCTCAAAGAGGGTATTTGTCATGTAAGTAACCAAGTGTCCGAAAAGATCATGAGCGAAGGTTTAAGGGTGGTCGCGTGATGGGGAAAAGACCTTTTTATCGGGCGCTGGTAGATTCCTTTCTGATTTTAAAGGGGAACGCACGTGTTACCGTTATATTTCTTCCTTTATGGAATGTTCCCTTTGCCTTGTTCAACTTTTATTTGAGCCTTTACATGAAGGCGCGGGGAGTTACTGATCAGCAGATTGGTTACCTGATCGCCATCGGTTTTGTTTCCGGCGCCTTCTTTTCCGTGTTCAGCGGTGCGATTACGGATTTTTTGGGGCGAAAGCGCACTACTTTGATCTTTGATCTGATTGCTTGGCCCTTCTCCCTCATGATTTACTTTTTTGCCACCCAATTTTGGCATTTTGTTTTAGCTTCGGTCTTTAAC
This sequence is a window from Capillibacterium thermochitinicola. Protein-coding genes within it:
- a CDS encoding SpoIID/LytB domain-containing protein, coding for MQRLTSTRFYGVLLLLVIVAVITLIVAAYEDATPTTMDRYQKALDLYYQGEFYQSLDLMATVVRANPADEGIRFDLTYLLREAGRFDEAISHLTHLVNTNPNQTAYWNALLATTYLAGNYYQVLAIKPPEASAESAFWKGLAAYELGVYVLAKDHLQQVITLSPFHPLAYYFLGMINLAEEDFAKAKTNLTQALTQDPNLFVALYELARADLGLGNYKAAYNRLKQAERVAPGNPQIQAELQNLVAAHPQLVVEEEKEAATHRKTAAAPRAVPLAGDPTGMTTVRIGLAEQVHTLWAKTGGPFRLTAASGTEMLTGAPQTILRFSFSPQGRIQVYNDRDHLLLESAEPVNLSYTDPGATTLLFQMEYGRGYFWAGEATRAYRGTIQLLPFSAGMTIVNQLTMEEYLYAVVPSEMPSSWPAAALQAQAIAARTYAYANLGRYKQRGFDLLGSVASQAYNGVTSENAAVRQAVDATRGQILTFNNKPISAFYSANSGGYSAVPPVTWNFYPPYLQAVPDKLVEAHNGLLSPAKLADWVATRIPSYSSNPKYSARSAYRWRVIVPRSEIEHRLQKRAKIGQITGIITVGRAACGRVEHVLILGTEGQLRISGDAIRSSLGGLRSNLFIVEPKLGPDGLPAFFIFTGAGFGHGVGMDQSGAAGMAADGYSAQDILGHYYPGTTITKLY